The sequence GCCAACAGAATATGGAGATATTGAAATTACTGTAAACCTATCAAAACCTGAAAAAGACCCAAAAGCTATAGCAGCGGAAAAAAATATGAAAAAGAGCGATTACCCTAAGTGTCTGCTATGTGTTGAGAATGTAGGGTATGCCGGTAGAGTAAACCATCCTGCAAGGCAAAACCACAGAGTGATTCCGATTGAGCTAAGCAATGAACAATGGTTTTTTCAATATTCACCTTATGTTTACTATAATGAGCACTGTATTATTTTTTCTGAAACACATCGCCCTATGAAAATAGATAAAAAAACATTTGTTGGACTGCTTGATTTCGTAGAGCAAGTACCTCACTATTTTCTCGGATCAAATGCCGAGTTGCCTATTGTTGGCGGATCAATACTGAGTCATGAGCATTTCCAGGGGGGACACCACAGATTCCCGATGGAAAAGGCCCTGGTAGAGAGAGCTTTTACATATAAGAATTATCCGGGTGTTAAGATTGGGATTGTAAAGTGGCCTATGTCTGTTATCAGGATAGCAGGTAAAAGTAAATATGATCTGGCGGAAGTGGCTGGATACATATTGGAACAATGGAGAAAGTATAGCGATAATACGGCAGATGTACTGGCATTCAGCGAAGAAAATGGGAGAAGCGTTCCTCATAATACAATAACACCTATTGCAAGGGAAAATCAGGACCAGGAATTTGAATTAGATCTGGTACTAAGAAATAATCGTATCTCAGAGGAATATCCGGATGGAATATTCCATCCACATAAAGAATTCCATCATATAAAAAAAGAAAATATCGGACTTATAGAGGTTATGGGACTGGCTGTACTGCCGGGAAGGCTGGATGAAGAGATGAAAGAAATAGAATCCATCCTTACGGGTAATAGGGAGTTTGATGAAAAAGAAGTAAAAAATGATGAAGGACTTGCAAAACATTTTCCATGGATTAAGAAAATGGTTTCTGAATATGGTACAAATAATGAAAAAACAGAAGCCACTAAAATACTGCGCATTGAAATAGGGAAGATATTTGCCTGTATTCTTGAGAATGCAGGAGTGTTTAAACGGAATAAGAATGGCACAGATTCATTTATCAGGTTTATGGATCATTTGGGATTTAAGGCGAATTAATTTTTGTAAACTGGAGGTAAAATAATGAAAATAAAGAATCTGATAGAGAAATTCATTGGGATTTTCGGAGATAACGGGGAAAATCTGAGAGTATTCTCAGCTCCGGGACGTGTCAACCTTATAGGAGAACATACGGATTATAATGGCGGCCTCGTTTTCCCAGCTGCTCTTACATTAAACTCTACAGTAGTTGCAAGATCGCGTGAAGACAGACACATTAACCTTATAGCAGACGATCTGGGCGTGATGGTTTCTGCATCACTTGATGAACTTGATAATTATAGGGAGATAAAGTGGGGAAATTACCAGCTTGGTGTGGCGGATGAATTGCAGAAAGCCGGGTACAAGCTTACCGGATGTGACATGCTTTTTTATGATGCTGTTCCTTTAGGGAGCGGCCTATCTTCCTCAGCGGCCATAGAAATTGTTACTGCCATAACCCTTGTTACTCTGGGAAACGAAATACATGGTATAGATAAAGCTATAGATATGATTGATATGGCAAAAATCAGTCAGATTGCCGAACATAACTATATTGGTGTAAAATGTGGTATAATGGATCAGTTCGCATCTGCTATGGGAAAGGCTGGGCATGCCATTTTTCTTGATTGCAGGGATATGAATTATAAACATGTACCACTTGATATCAAAGGGTATAAGATTATTTGTTCAAATACTAAAAAGAAGAGAAGTCTGGCATCTGTAAAATATAATGAGCGGAGAATTGAGTGTGAAAAAGGACTTGGAGTTTTAAAAACTGCATTACCCGGAGTAACATGTCTGGGGGATATATCGGTAGAGCAGTTTGAAAAATATAAACACATTATTGAGGATGAGATAGTCAGAAAAAGGGTAGAGCATGTCATATATGAGGACGACAGGGTTTTAAGATCTATTGAAGCTTTGGAACGGGAAGACATAGAGTTGTTTGGAAGGTATTTGGTTGAGTCACACAATTCTTTGAGGGATCTTTTTGAAGTTACGGGTGAAGAACTTGATACACTGGTTGAAGAAGCTCTGAAAATTGATGGAGTGATTGGGTCAAGGATGACAGGAGCCGGTTTTGGGGGATGCACTGTAAGTATTGTCAGAGAAGAGAATATAGAAGAGTTTATAGAACAGGTTGGAGAAGCTTATTTACAGAAAATAGGACACAATGCGGAATTCTATGTAACAGAAACAGGTGATGGAGGAAGAGAAATAAAGGAGGTGTAAATATGGCAGTTTTGGTAACGGGTGGTGCCGGGTATATAGGGAGCCATACAGTTGCTGAATTATTGAGTTCAGGTGAAGAGGTAGTTGTACTGGATAACTTGCAAAAAGGGCATAGAGAGGCAGTGGTTGGCGGTAAATTCTATCAGGGAGACCTCCGGGATGATGAATTCATGGATAAGATGTTTGGCGAAAATGATATTAAGGCAGTAGTACATTTCGCAGCAGATTCGCTTGTCGGGGAAAGTGTAGGAGAACCGCTCAAGTACTACAATAACAATGTTGTTTCTACTTTGAAACTACTGAATAAAATGAAAGAACACGGTGTTAATAAGATAGTCTTTTCGTCGACGGCTGCTACCTATGGCGAGCCGGAAAATACTCCGATACTTGAAACAGACAGGACAGTTCCGACAAATCCCTACGGAGAGACCAAACTTACAGTTGAAAAAGCTTTAAAATGGGCAGATAATGCATATGGTATAAAATATACTTCTCTAAGATACTTTAATGCTGCAGGTGCTCATATGAGCGGCATTATAGGAGAAGATCACAACCCGGAAAGTCATTTGATCCCGATTGTTCTTCAAGTTGCTTTGGGAAAAAGAGAAGAAGTAAGCATATTCGGTGATGACTACAATACACCGGATGGTACATGTATCAGGGACTATATACACGTTACCGATCTTGCCCAAGCTCACATTTTGGCATTAAAGAAGCTGGAATCCGGGGGAGATAGCAGAATTTATAACCTTGGTAATGGAAAAGGCTTCTCGGTAAAGGAAGTTGTTGAACTGGCACGAGAGGTGACAGGTAAAGATATAAAAGCTGTGATTTCCGAAAGGCGGGCCGGCGATCCTGCTGTATTAGTGGCATCCTCGGAAAGGATACGAAAGGAACTTAACTGGCAGCCCAAATATAATGATTTAAGAACGATTATTGAAACTGCATGGAATTGGCATAAAAACAACCCTGAAGGCTACAGAGACTGATAAATCTATAAAAAGCTGTTATACTGGGCAAGCTTAGTATAATAGCTTTTATTTTTGATTTTACTGTGGTAAAATAGTCCAGATAAAACTATAAGGGGTTGTGCTAAAGATGCTTCTTGCTGATGATTGGAAAGATTATGAGTTGATAGATACCGGCGGGGGAGAAAAGCTAGAACGCTGGGGTAAATACATATTAAGGCGCCCGGACCCGCAAGCCATATGGCCCATATTGGACAAGTCAGGCAAGTGGGATAAGGTCAGTGCACATTATCATAGAAGTAAGAGTGGTGGAGGCACTTGGGAATATAAAACAAAGATGCCTGAAAGATGGATAGTTTCATATGGAGAGTTAAAGTTCCATGTTGAGCCTACCGGCTTCAAACACACTGGCTTATTCCCTGAACAAGCGGTAAACTGGAGATGGATTATTGACAAAATCCGTTCTTCAAAAGATAAAGTAAAGGTTCTCAATCTGTTTGCATATACGGGTGGTGCAACAGTTGCTGCTGCATATGCCGGTGCTGAAGTATGTCATGTGGATGCTTCAAAAGGAATGGTGGCAAGAGCCAAGGAGAATATACAGTTGTCAGGGCTGGCTGATAAACCTGTAAGGTTTATTACTGATGACGTTATTAAGTTTGTTGAACGTGAAAAACGCAGGGGAAACTGCTACGAAGCAGTTATAATGGATCCGCCTTCGTATGGAAGAGGTCCGGGAGGGGAACTGTGGAAGATAGAAGATGAGCTTTATAAGCTTGTTACTCTTTGCATAGACATACTATGTCCCAGACCTGTATTCTTTCTCATAAATTCATATACAACAGGACTTGCACCAACAGTACTGAACAATATTCTTTCCCTGTCTATGAGCAGAAAATTTGGGGGAAGAGTTACCAGTGATGAAATAGGTTTGCCATCCACTTTATCGCAGTTAGTGCTGCCATGCGGTGCTTCAGGCAGATGGGAAGCATAAGCGGGAGAGAGGTGCGTGGCATGAACATAAAAATTATTTATGAAGATAATCATTTGCTTGT comes from Clostridia bacterium and encodes:
- a CDS encoding galactokinase yields the protein MKIKNLIEKFIGIFGDNGENLRVFSAPGRVNLIGEHTDYNGGLVFPAALTLNSTVVARSREDRHINLIADDLGVMVSASLDELDNYREIKWGNYQLGVADELQKAGYKLTGCDMLFYDAVPLGSGLSSSAAIEIVTAITLVTLGNEIHGIDKAIDMIDMAKISQIAEHNYIGVKCGIMDQFASAMGKAGHAIFLDCRDMNYKHVPLDIKGYKIICSNTKKKRSLASVKYNERRIECEKGLGVLKTALPGVTCLGDISVEQFEKYKHIIEDEIVRKRVEHVIYEDDRVLRSIEALEREDIELFGRYLVESHNSLRDLFEVTGEELDTLVEEALKIDGVIGSRMTGAGFGGCTVSIVREENIEEFIEQVGEAYLQKIGHNAEFYVTETGDGGREIKEV
- a CDS encoding class I SAM-dependent methyltransferase, translated to MLLADDWKDYELIDTGGGEKLERWGKYILRRPDPQAIWPILDKSGKWDKVSAHYHRSKSGGGTWEYKTKMPERWIVSYGELKFHVEPTGFKHTGLFPEQAVNWRWIIDKIRSSKDKVKVLNLFAYTGGATVAAAYAGAEVCHVDASKGMVARAKENIQLSGLADKPVRFITDDVIKFVEREKRRGNCYEAVIMDPPSYGRGPGGELWKIEDELYKLVTLCIDILCPRPVFFLINSYTTGLAPTVLNNILSLSMSRKFGGRVTSDEIGLPSTLSQLVLPCGASGRWEA
- a CDS encoding UDP-glucose--hexose-1-phosphate uridylyltransferase, whose translation is MHKIEPAYEIERLLKFGQHWGLLGKWDIVPVRNAILDLLQIFEPFEGNVDEKVDNCPAGILNNLLDYAFQTGLLKENSITYRDLLDTKIMGLMMPGQSQLIRNFYDTVREKSVRAATDEYYSLSKASNYIRTDRIEKNLYWVSPTEYGDIEITVNLSKPEKDPKAIAAEKNMKKSDYPKCLLCVENVGYAGRVNHPARQNHRVIPIELSNEQWFFQYSPYVYYNEHCIIFSETHRPMKIDKKTFVGLLDFVEQVPHYFLGSNAELPIVGGSILSHEHFQGGHHRFPMEKALVERAFTYKNYPGVKIGIVKWPMSVIRIAGKSKYDLAEVAGYILEQWRKYSDNTADVLAFSEENGRSVPHNTITPIARENQDQEFELDLVLRNNRISEEYPDGIFHPHKEFHHIKKENIGLIEVMGLAVLPGRLDEEMKEIESILTGNREFDEKEVKNDEGLAKHFPWIKKMVSEYGTNNEKTEATKILRIEIGKIFACILENAGVFKRNKNGTDSFIRFMDHLGFKAN
- the galE gene encoding UDP-glucose 4-epimerase GalE yields the protein MAVLVTGGAGYIGSHTVAELLSSGEEVVVLDNLQKGHREAVVGGKFYQGDLRDDEFMDKMFGENDIKAVVHFAADSLVGESVGEPLKYYNNNVVSTLKLLNKMKEHGVNKIVFSSTAATYGEPENTPILETDRTVPTNPYGETKLTVEKALKWADNAYGIKYTSLRYFNAAGAHMSGIIGEDHNPESHLIPIVLQVALGKREEVSIFGDDYNTPDGTCIRDYIHVTDLAQAHILALKKLESGGDSRIYNLGNGKGFSVKEVVELAREVTGKDIKAVISERRAGDPAVLVASSERIRKELNWQPKYNDLRTIIETAWNWHKNNPEGYRD